In the genome of Candidatus Electrothrix rattekaaiensis, the window CGAGATCTTCCAGAGTGACATTCTCCATTCTACTTTGATTCAGAACCCTGAGAACGATGCTTTCACCATATTTGGTTGGTAGCAGAGAAATTCGGTAATCAATATCCAGCAGTTCTTCACCGTTGTCATACTGTATGCTGAAAGAACCGCCCTGGGTTTGATCTTTCTGATCCAGGGCAAGTTTACCGAGAATTTTAAATCTGGCGATAACGCATTGATAGAGAATCTGAAGTTCGTAATTATTGACATCAATTTCATGCAGCTCTCCTTCAATTCGGTATCTAACGCGAAATCTCTCTTTAAGGGGTTCCAAATGAATATCACTGGCTTCAAGGCGGTAGGCAATTCGGAGAATTTTATCCACGAGGGCCATGGTCAACTTTCCGTCTTCCGCCCCTGATTTGCGGAACATTCTAGTGCTGACCGATCCGCCGGGGAAATACGTTATTCTCCTTTTTTTGTTCTTACGAGCATATATGTTTTTATGTGCATAACAGATCTCTTCAAAAGGAGCCATGCACAGCTGGTAATGTACTTTGGGATCAAGCTGTTTACGGATATCGTAGATAAGATTTCGTGTTGGTTCGCAGGAAGCGACTTTTATTTTCTTCTGCATATCCCGTAGGATAACGAGACCTTTTTCCTTTGCATAATGCTCATTCAGGCGGCTTTGCAGTTTATAGTCAATAGTATGATTCTTTAATGATATTCGGCGCATTCCGTAATGTTCAGCCAGTACGGAAAAGAATTCATTTTTCTTCACCTTGTTCAGATTCAGCAGAATTTTTCCCAAGGGAATAGACTGTATTTTCTGTAATTTTAGAGCCTGAAGCAGATCTCGTTTTGAGATCAGACCTTTCTCGACAAAAAGTTCACCTATTCGTTGTTGTTTTCTGAAGTTACCGGCCATTGGCAATGCTCTGGTCATGATTCATAGCTTATTTTGCTTATCTCCCAGAATCGCCCGGAACGCGACATACACAGCCTTGAGGGGTGCTTTCTCATGGATTCCAGTACAGAGTTAATTTGTCTTCCTTTACCTCATAACGCTTCAATCGTTTGAAAAAGGTCATCCCCAACAGGGAGTTGCTCATTTTCGCTTCATTGACCGAGGCCCTGACATTCTGGAGATGGATGCCCTGTACCTTGAAGTCAGCAAGCTGAACAATGCTTCCCCGAACCGTCCCGTTTGCGGTTTGGTAAAGGCGATTAAAATCCAGTTCCCGGAGATTGATTCCCAGCTTTTTTGCATCAGCGGGAGAAAGCACAATACCACTGGCTCCTGTGTCTGCCAGAAAGATGAGCGGCACCCTATTCACTTCCGCCTGAATATAGAAATGCCCGTCCGCAGAAACCGGAAAAGTGACAGAATCAGGCGTGTTCTGGATACCCTTGGAGGGCATTACCTCGGAAAGGAGTCGATCCCTTACCCCGGCCAGCTCGTAACGATAGCTGAACCCGAGCATAAAGACCAAACCGATGGCTGCCCAGGCAGCAAGTTGCTTGATTTTTCGCCAAGTATTTCCTGACGCCAAGGTCGCGCTGACAAAGAGGATAAAGATACCTTGGTAAACAATCTGTCCAGAATCCTCACGGAAGTCGAGTGCATGAAAGGTGCGATTCAGGTAAACGAGGAACCCGATGAGCCCACCAGCAATGAGTAAGAAGCGTACCGCGAAGGGGAGAGATGAGTCGTCTGGCTGGCTGTCTTCCCGCTCATTATCAAAGTTGGAAAAACTCCATTCTTCTTTTGGTTCCTCATGTGGCGATGTCGGGTCTTCTCCTTTCATAGCTCCATTAGGGCTTGTTTATAGCAAGATAGTGAGCAGATTCCGTCATCCTGTCTGAAATACCCGAAACCCCTGATTGCCGAAAGAGTAGATCACAAATTTAGAGATCTCTGCCTTTGGATACTCCGCACGTAATCCCTCGGCATAGCCGTCAATTTGCTCTGTATCCTCGGCTCGTGCCTGAAAATCCTCAATACTTGTCTTCATCTTCCTGAACTCAGCATTAGAAAAATACTTAAATTCAACCACCCAGCGCAAACCAGCATATTTTTCATTATATTTGCCCACAAATTCCAAATCGCTTCGCCCTTGGGGATAGGAACGCTCCACATGCCAGACAAACCAGCGGGAAAGAAAGCGGCTGCACAGCTCGTAAAATGTGGTGCGGTAGAAGTTTTCGTTCACCTGCTGAAAGATAGCCTCAGGCAGCTGAGAGACATACTCCCGCCAATACCCGGCAAAGAGTTGTTCCAGATTCGGCTGATTGGCAAAGGCCTGCATGATTTCGGCATAGCGGGTGGACACGTCGATATGATGAATCTCGTTAAAATACTGAACAAAGATGGTGCGCATGTTCATATTGGGCAGGCAGAGAAAAAAATCATCCTTACGGGTCAACATGCCGAGGTAAAAAAAGGAGATCGGGAAAAAAGATGGTTCGAAAAACTGGTACATGTTGAATTTCTCGACCAGAAAAGTATCGTCAAAGGCGATGGAGTTATGCAGGGTCAGCTGATTGACAAATTCTTCGGTCAGGGCCGGATTAGAGGCGGTCAGGCGGCGTACCCAGGAGATATCGGTCTTCAGGTTGAGGTCGGTCAGATGCTTGGGAATGGTTTTATGGTTCTGTAGCCAGTTGAGGAAGTAAAGCACTGAGGTCGAATTATACAGGCTCTCTTCGTCATTGGTGATGAGATGGTAGCCGTTGTACTGGTTTTTCATCAGCGTGCCCACCTCGGAACGGGTGGCCGGATCAAGATCCTGATCCTGAAAGACCGCATCGATCAAGGTGTCGGTCTCGGCCTGGGTGAAGCCCAGCATGTTTTCAAATTGTGGGTCCAAAGTCAGAAAGGTGGCCACATTAAAGCCCGAGGCCATGTCGTCCATGGTTATGGGCAACACCCCGGTAATAAAGACATTGGCAATGGTGCCTCTCTTACGACCCTCTTTGAGGGTTTTGAAAAAGGTTTTGAAAAAGCTGTTGTCCGCAGTCAGCTCTCTGTAGAGCTGATCCTTGTTGGCTGTGACCAGCTGATTGGCGAAATTGTCGTATTCGTCAATAATAACGTAGAGAGGCGGCAGGTTATTTTTTTTGATATAACTGAGCAATCGGCCCAGACAGTCGGATACTGGCTCGTCGGTGTTGATTTCCGGCATGTCCAAGAGAAGAGGGTATTCATTGCGCATATACTTCAGGAGATAATTGCAATGGACCTTGAAGCTGCGTTCAATGACCTCAATATTTTTGCCGGGTTCTATAACGGAAAAGTCCAACGAAAGGATAAAACAGCTGTTCTTTCTGCCGGTCGGGTGCTGTCCGATCCAAGTATGACGGAAAAGTTCGCTGAAGCGGTCTGTCATATTGAGATCGTAATAATAGCCGAGGATGGAGCAGAGCAGAGACTTGCCGAAGCGTCGCGGTCGGAGGAAGACAGGGTTGTTCACCATCTCCAGCTCGGCGAGCCAATGGGTTTTATCGACAAAATAGCCGTTTTTCTCCACCAGCTCGGCATAGTTGGCAATGCCGTAAAGGATGCGTTTTTTCATGGGCTGGATTGTGGTTCGTTACACGAGCATGGTCAGCAGATTCAGCAACCCAATCAGAAATCCAAGCAGGGCACCGAACAGGTTGATGTACTTAAACTGTTCCTCCATAATAGAGAGAAGGAGCCCCTCAAGGCGCATAAGGTCAAGGGAGTTTACTTTTTCCGTGACCATGTCTCTGATGTTCAGAGTGCGTA includes:
- a CDS encoding TIGR02281 family clan AA aspartic protease, with the translated sequence MKGEDPTSPHEEPKEEWSFSNFDNEREDSQPDDSSLPFAVRFLLIAGGLIGFLVYLNRTFHALDFREDSGQIVYQGIFILFVSATLASGNTWRKIKQLAAWAAIGLVFMLGFSYRYELAGVRDRLLSEVMPSKGIQNTPDSVTFPVSADGHFYIQAEVNRVPLIFLADTGASGIVLSPADAKKLGINLRELDFNRLYQTANGTVRGSIVQLADFKVQGIHLQNVRASVNEAKMSNSLLGMTFFKRLKRYEVKEDKLTLYWNP
- a CDS encoding AAA family ATPase — translated: MKKRILYGIANYAELVEKNGYFVDKTHWLAELEMVNNPVFLRPRRFGKSLLCSILGYYYDLNMTDRFSELFRHTWIGQHPTGRKNSCFILSLDFSVIEPGKNIEVIERSFKVHCNYLLKYMRNEYPLLLDMPEINTDEPVSDCLGRLLSYIKKNNLPPLYVIIDEYDNFANQLVTANKDQLYRELTADNSFFKTFFKTLKEGRKRGTIANVFITGVLPITMDDMASGFNVATFLTLDPQFENMLGFTQAETDTLIDAVFQDQDLDPATRSEVGTLMKNQYNGYHLITNDEESLYNSTSVLYFLNWLQNHKTIPKHLTDLNLKTDISWVRRLTASNPALTEEFVNQLTLHNSIAFDDTFLVEKFNMYQFFEPSFFPISFFYLGMLTRKDDFFLCLPNMNMRTIFVQYFNEIHHIDVSTRYAEIMQAFANQPNLEQLFAGYWREYVSQLPEAIFQQVNENFYRTTFYELCSRFLSRWFVWHVERSYPQGRSDLEFVGKYNEKYAGLRWVVEFKYFSNAEFRKMKTSIEDFQARAEDTEQIDGYAEGLRAEYPKAEISKFVIYSFGNQGFRVFQTG